The stretch of DNA TGGCGGTCCTTTGGCTCTCTCCCCTGGCCATGCAGCGAGCAGCACACACGTGTACCAGCTGCCTGAGGACGTTCATCAGATGTGTGTGAAGTGCTGTGGGAATCCCGATCTGTATGAAGATGTGTTGTAACTGAGATGGAAGGGGTACTTAGCCAGGCTTCGAACAGCGGAGCCCCTTTTTGTTAACCTTTCCCTGTATGCCTctgtcctcctttctcttttttaatatttagctGCTAGATATAAATACGGACAGCCTTTCACAGGCAGTGATTTCAACGTGTTTGCTTAGGTGCAGACAAGCAttgcttgtgtgtgtggttCCTCTAAGTTAATCGGAGATGAGTTATTCTCCAGAATTGTGTCATCTTGGTAATGAGACGTGCTTACAAGAGGTGTTCAGTCTCTCCCTGAGGATTTCTACAGCTGAGTTTCAGAAGAGCAAGGTTCCTACCTGTAAccaaaattctttttttggcaaaaaCTTCTGCTGGCATCTCACGTTGAGTGTTTCAGTGAAGGGTTCTGTGCCTTGACACAACTCCAGTGAGCTGAGTAAAgcatgctgctggggaaggcttAGCTCTTTGGGGTCCTCTGCTAATTGATTTAATCAACTTTTGGACTTTGGAGAATTACGTCTGAGCTGATCGCGGATCAGTGAGCCAGAGGTGGTCGGGTAGTTGATGGGGAAGTGGCGGGGTGCCCGAAGCCTCAGCTTGTACCGTGACACATGCAGTGGGGATCTCGGTTGTGCAGGAAGATGCTCACAGCCAGAACAAGCTAAATTCAATTTCTGCCTTGTAGAGACATCAAATAGTAGGTATTAAGCTTATTAAATGGGAAAGATGCAAGTGACAGTATCTACTTCTGATCTAATTGTTATCCAAGGTAGCTAGCGTTTTAATAAGcttgcagcagcttctgcctttCAGCAAATTAACTAAGTGGGTCACTTCTTCCCTCAGCTAGCTTGAGGGCAGGGGAAAAACCGACGCTGCTAAAGCCAGTGCAGCTTTTATTCAAGATTAGAGCAAGGGATCTGTTGAGACTTCTAGCCTTGGTGTGCTTATAAGGCAGGCAGCTACAAGAAGGGCTTTGAAGAAATTTTTATTGCAAGAGTCATACtgctacacagaaaaaaaaaataattaaaaaccttcctcctccttcctgtgaaaaatatttactgtactGATATTTATAGCAGGCAAAAGCATTTCGCTGCTGCAGGCCTGCCTCTTGGTgagtaaaacaaaagcaagggCAATATTTCACTTAAGCTTTCCAAAACAGTCCATCTGCAAAAGTACATTTTATAGCAAGTACTGGAAAAAGGCTGAAGCTGACTGGGCAATCACCAGTTAATTTCTGAGTCTTGTCTGCCTTTCATTACAATGTATCAGAAAGCGTCCACTGCTGTGTTCTAGCAGCCATGTGTGATTTTCACAttcccccccccggctccctgcACCCCTTCAAAATTGCCCTGTAAGGACATGAAGCAGGGGACGCTTACTGTCGAGCGTCCGGGGTGAAATAAGAGTCCCAGCCCGTTTTACTTTAGAAAAGCTCTGCAGTGATCCTAGAAATCATGCTGTATGTCCCCACACAATTACTGTTTAAAACCAGGGTCTGAGTAAAGTGGCGTAAGAATCACCCAGATACCAAATATTCTCCGTCCCCCTCTGGGAGTGGCGATGGGAGCGGTGTCGGTGCTGCGGCTTGGCTCCGGCTGGTACACAAAGCCTGCTGTAACCCGTGCCagggctgcctgccctgggcaAGGCGAGGCAGCACCGCACGGATGAGCACTCTTGGACAGCCTTCAGGAAATGGAGCTGCTTAGGcgaaaggaaaaatagaaatgaggggcttttttgttggttttgtttttgaaaggtgTTTTTGAAACCTGTATAATCTGGTTACTGACACTGGAATCTGAATCTCTGGCCCATGATCTCCCCCAGAGCAGCCACTTACAGTGTTCAGGGACACAACGAAGATCTGCTCATCTTTAAAGCACACCATGCGCTACAGCCGTGCAACGCAGCACCCGAGCTGTTTACCTGGAAGgagtgtttgtgtttttctcattaGTATGGAACACGCATACAGTAACTTATGGGCTGTGGGAAGCAGGTACCTGtcttttcttgctcttcagaTGATGATTTGAAAGTTAAGTGACAAACAGAGCTGCCTGGTGCGAGGGGTTACCTGTGCTGTGCTTGGCAGCCCCCTCAGGGAGGAATCCTTGCACCTTGCTGTGCAGTTCTGAGATGGGTGCTGGCCAGGGTTGTGGCTGCAGACAACTGTTGAAAGAGGAATACTTGCAGTAACGTAAGGTCTAGGCTTCATCATTAGCTAGGGGAGAAATCAGCTTAACTTCTCTACAGGTAACACCTTTCCCTACAGAAAAGTGCTGTGAGGTTTGGGTACGTGAGTTTGAGAAACAACACTTGCCAAGAAATCAGAGCAGTTGTGGCAATTGGTAAGATTAGGACCACAGGGTTGGGGAAGCAGGTCTGGAAGCCGTGGCATCGCTACTAATTTGAAGCTAGGAAAGTCACTAGTTGAGATCACCCATTTATgagagggaaatgaaagaagatGGCAGTAGagacattactttttttccccatggacTTTTATTAATAAACACCCAGAACATTTAAGTCAATGTGGGCCTTACTTTACATGGAAGTACCGCTTTATTTGCTCTGCCTAGTCTCTCCAAACTATCTAAACGTCAGCCCAACTCCAGCTATTGGTCTCTCTTCTAccttttctgcccttttctgGCACAGAGGCATGTTTGCAATCCATATACGCAATACCCACATCATACCACTGAGCACCACTCCACGCACGAGAGTTACCACACAACCCCACCTCTGTCATGGCCTGGGCACTGGGCCACGGAAAGAGGACCTGCATGTGCTCCTGAACGCTGCCGCTGTATGATTTCAAGTCAGGTACAGGATAACCCAATTCCCTCAATAAATACGTTTTCTCTTCTAATAAGGTTCCAGTGTAGCTTTAGATTctgaagataaataaaagaagtCTTTCAACACAAAGGTTGGCCCTTTACTGAAACTGCAAAGTTGACGAGACTACAACTTTAAACCATTCAGAAAAGTAATGCTTGAAGCAGATGAGAAAATACTCTGTGGTTAGGCATGCCCTCTGGAGGGAAGTACCGAAGGGACAAAAGGTGCCAGTTACTGTGTTTAGCTACAGGCCCTGTGTGTGTAATGGACACATGCATGCTCGTTTGGACAGGTGAGGCTATTACTGTGTGACGCACAGCAGTTAGCCTCTGCTTCCTCACTTGCTGCTACTGGAGGGGGCCTCCCTTACACTGTGCTATCATCTATTCACTTTGAATACACTCTTCATCTTAAGTCATGTAAAAATTAGAAGACTACACTAATATGCTCTCAGATTCGTTCATGTCTAAACTGCATTAACCTTCCTTTGTACTGCAACAGAGAGAGGTCAGAGAATCTGACTGAGAAGTCGAGCCTCGTTCCCTTTGGTACTGGCACAAGCCTAACATAAACATAATTAGCATGCTGCCAGGGCAAGTTGTTTTACATACAcaagtgttttaatttaaataatcagGCCTCACCATTCATTAGAGTATTACATCCTTAGACACAGGGGTTAGTGAAAGGATAAAGCTCGTTTCCCTTCCAGTTTTCAAACCCTAATACAGCAAGACCACCACCACCTCGAGAACACTgactcctttcttcctccctcagAGGCTACAGATGAATGAGCTCTGAAGGGCAAGCGTAATTCCAAACACGTGCCTGAGAGAACGTTTAGTCAACAGTACTTCCTCATCCTTAACAGCTTCCAAAGttctcagtaaaataaaacaatagtgAATTAAGACACTGCAATACCGGGTGGCATTCCAACAAGTTATAGGAGTCTGTCAGGGTCTTGGTTAAAACTAAAGTCACACACCAGGGACAGGTGATCTGAAGGGTAATTGAACGAGGGCAGCCTGTTGGGCCCAATTTGCTCTTCAGTCAGCAAGCCCAGGGCTGAGTTCACGTTCAAGGCGTGCTGGGAATACCAGATATAATCCAGCGTGTGCCGGCACTCTCCCGAGGGCCGGATCTTCCAGGTGGTGTACGGCGGCTCCGACTGCCCGTCGGGGCTCAGCAGCTTGTACGCGCTGTTCAGGTTGAGGCTGGAGTTGGAAAACTCTCTGTAGACCTCCTCGGTCGGCTCTGCGTTGAAGTCTCCGCAGATGATCAGAGGGATCTTTGCGCCCTGGGTGATGCTCTTCAGGTTCTGGAGCAGGTCGCAGCCCTGCGCGGAGCGAaacctctcccagcctgtgcgTGCTTTCAGGTGGGTGACGGCGATGCAGAACAGCCTGCCAGTCTCGTGGCACTTCAGCGTCTGGGCTATGGCCACCTGGTTGGTCTTCAGCTTCATGGCGGTGAGCCGGATGTTGGCGCTGTTGATGAGCTCGAAGCGGTCTTTGAGGAAGAACAAGGCGCAGCCGTCCGGCCCGTTGTTCCGCTCCACATCCAGGCACGGGGACCACGGCTTCGGGAAGAAGGTGCACTGGTAGCCCAGTCGGCTGAGGAGTGGCTCGAAGGTGTCGAAGTAGTGGTCGACCTCTTGCAGGCACAAGATATCGGGCTTGTATGCAAGGATTTCCTCCAGGATGAGGCACTTCCTCTCCTCCCACTTCAGGGCTTCCATGGGGCACTGAACAAAGTTGTCTTTGCCTTCTCCGAGGGCTGAAATTAGGGGGGGTGAAAGAAAGAAGTTATCAATAGCAAAAATAAGTCAGATTTAAGACTTCTCCTCTTCCTACAGGTCACTACATTGCAGCAAGTGCTTCCACAACAAGTGTTGCCACAGCTTGGccaagaaaaaatgcagcagtacAGGAGTGACTTAACTGCAGAACACGACGCCAGTCCCTACCTGGGGAACTTCCCCTGCCCCGAAAGACTTTAAGGTGAGGCTATTGCATAATTCAGCTTAAAGGTATTGACTTTAGGGCTCCGACAGAAATCGGTAGCGATTATTTTCAGGAATTTAGGAATTCCTGTAACTGATCTGAATCCCCAAACAGTTCCTCAATGCACGAATTAAGAAACTAGAGAAGCTTCACAGAGAAAGTTACAGGAAGACAGACCTCTCTTCTGGGGGCTGAGAGCTAAAAGCGGGAGGCCACAGCTTTTTGACCAGACCATGCTCTGGTACGACAGGCAGTCAGAGCTGCCTTTGGCTTTATAGGTGCAAGGGGGAGAGCTTTCTCCTTCAGAACGGAAGCGAAATCCCTATTTCAAGCGCCGAAAGCCTCCTCCCCTCGGTCAGCGCTGCCTCACGTAGCTCGCCTCTCTCCCTTTGCCCCGCCAACCCCAGGAGCGCCTAAGGGCACGGACGCAGCTCCGCACACCGCCTTCCCCGCCGCGTTTCACCTCCGGGTCCCGACCGAGGCGGCCCCTACCTTGGGCGAGGATGTTCCACTGCATGACCCGGATGGGCCGGGGGCCGCCGGCCGCCTTCTGCCTCAGGTCCACGAAGTCCCTCTGGCAGCGGGGCGGCCGCTGCCGCAGCACCACCTGGcactcctccagcagctcctgggggtCGATGGGCTCCAGCGGGGCCGCCTCGGGCTGCCCCAGGCACTCCCGGTGCtggggcgcggcggcggcgctgctgccgctgctgctcagCGTCTTGGCCAGCGCGCTGTACAGCCGGCTGCCGCCGCTCCCCATGGGACACCCTGCGGAGGAGAAACCGTGAAGTgcccaccgggacccccccccaagccccgcAAGGCCGCGgtctccccccctcccccgccccggtcccggtcccggccccggtcccgTCCCCACCTGcgcggggcggtggcggcgcgGTGCTGGCGGTGGCGGCGCGGCGCAGCAGCGGGCAGAGGCAGCGCGCGGGGCCCTGGTACATGGCACCGGCACTGGCGGCGGCACCGGCACTGCCACTcgtcctcccttctccccccccccggcccgcggAGTGGTAGCGCCCGGCCCAGGGCTCGCCGGTGAGCCCCGCGCTGACGTCGCCGGGGCGGGGCGCTGCCACGCGcgtcacggggggggggggggagggggggagaggacACGCTTGCCAGCGCCGCCGTATAAGGCAGGGGCACGCAGGCGCGGCGCGGCGTGACGTCACGCGGGGGCAGCGGCTCGCACCTCCCTCCCCTAAAGTGCCCacgcggggcggggcgggaggccGCCATGAGGGCGCCTTAGGGGTGCCCTAATAGCCGTATAGTCAGTGGGGTTGGAAAAGCACCCCCAGCTCGTCGGTTCCAGCCacctaccaccagtatcacccactgAACCGTGTCCctcagcaccacgtccagcctttccttaaacacccccagggacggtgacgccaccgcctccctgggcaacccaaCGCCTGACCGCTCcctgaggagaaatgtctcctcatttccaacctgaacctcccctggccaCCATGAGGCCACCATGGGGCCACCATGAGCCATCACCCCCAGGTGGGATGGCCGAGCACTGCCTCCCCGTCCCTCAGTGCCCCAGGACACAACCCCGCCACACGCTGACCTCCCGCTGGCACCTTCCTCTGGTGGCCAGAGCCGGGTTTGGACTTTCCCCGGGGGTGTGCTCGGCTGCCTGCCCTGGTTGGCTGCCCTGGAggcagggctgcgggcagcTCCCACCGCCCGGCCCTCTGTCCAGCTGTCCAGGGTCCGGCCCTGCCCGTGCTGCTTGTCCCGGCGGTTGTGCAAGCGCCCGGTGCCAGCTTTCACAACCCAAGGGTTGCCCAAGCAGCGGAGCCAGAAACTGGGGGCCAGGGGTGAActtccagctccctccccactTGTCGTGACAAACACGGGGTGTGGAAAATGCCATCGGAGCTTCGAACAGATCTTGTGCCCTGCAAAACATATTTATGGCAAATTCCTCTGAATTTGGCAAATATGGCAAATTCCTCTGCCTATTTGTATAGCGTCAAACAGAACATTACAGATTCTAGGACAGACTGACAAGATGCAGAAAGGTTATTTCTTTGCTCCTGGTTTTTCCCATTTGAGTGACTCTCTCAGGTCTCGTCCAGCTACTTTCTTCCTCATTTGTTTCCACCAAACCACTCTCCCCTTTGCACCTACATGCTTGAGTTTGGGAGCaactgctgtcattttttttccccagagagcagctgggctTTCTGAATTCATCATATTCTGGTTTCTTTCGCTGAAAGAAATTCTATCTTTCCCTCTTTGTTCCAGGGATATTAGGGGATTT from Cygnus olor isolate bCygOlo1 chromosome 4, bCygOlo1.pri.v2, whole genome shotgun sequence encodes:
- the NOCT gene encoding nocturnin, producing MYQGPARCLCPLLRRAATASTAPPPPRAGCPMGSGGSRLYSALAKTLSSSGSSAAAAPQHRECLGQPEAAPLEPIDPQELLEECQVVLRQRPPRCQRDFVDLRQKAAGGPRPIRVMQWNILAQALGEGKDNFVQCPMEALKWEERKCLILEEILAYKPDILCLQEVDHYFDTFEPLLSRLGYQCTFFPKPWSPCLDVERNNGPDGCALFFLKDRFELINSANIRLTAMKLKTNQVAIAQTLKCHETGRLFCIAVTHLKARTGWERFRSAQGCDLLQNLKSITQGAKIPLIICGDFNAEPTEEVYREFSNSSLNLNSAYKLLSPDGQSEPPYTTWKIRPSGECRHTLDYIWYSQHALNVNSALGLLTEEQIGPNRLPSFNYPSDHLSLVCDFSFNQDPDRLL